A genomic stretch from Chloroflexota bacterium includes:
- a CDS encoding cupin domain-containing protein: MTSGEHSSGYLIAPGEGDAVWTLGGRFATLMAGETSGGHAALIEAVVGRAGEPPLHIHHREHEAWFVLEGQLSFQVGDATLVVGAGSFAFAPMGIPHAFTVDVEPTRVLLLAMPGGFERFAQELGVPATTDEPLEPLAVPGPEVLGPVAERYGIEVIGPPLRIARGEEGT, from the coding sequence ATGACCTCCGGCGAGCACAGCTCTGGCTACCTCATCGCGCCTGGTGAGGGCGACGCCGTCTGGACGCTCGGCGGCCGGTTCGCGACGCTCATGGCCGGAGAAACCTCCGGCGGCCACGCCGCCCTGATTGAGGCTGTGGTGGGGCGCGCCGGGGAGCCTCCTCTCCACATCCACCATCGCGAGCACGAAGCCTGGTTCGTCCTCGAAGGGCAGCTCAGCTTCCAGGTGGGGGATGCCACGCTCGTGGTCGGCGCCGGCAGCTTCGCGTTCGCGCCGATGGGAATTCCGCACGCGTTCACCGTGGATGTCGAGCCGACCCGGGTCCTGTTGCTGGCAATGCCGGGCGGCTTCGAGCGCTTCGCTCAGGAGCTCGGCGTGCCGGCGACCACTGACGAGCCCCTCGAGCCGCTGGCGGTGCCCGGGCCCGAGGTGCTTGGCCCGGTCGCGGAGCGCTATGGGATCGAGGTCATCGGTCCGCCCTTGCGGATCGCGCGTGGCGAGGAGGGGACGTGA
- the deoC gene encoding deoxyribose-phosphate aldolase, whose amino-acid sequence MATTTPARRRADRDLSAPRHQALGSLLGRVWAVDQVGVDERAASLAKRSIKRESKLWGLDLAIRMVDLTTLEGKDTPGKIRALAGKARRPDPTDPSIPSVAALCVYPSMIATAKAALAGSSVKVASVATYFPSGQAPLAVKLEDVRQAVAAGADEIDMVIDRGAFLAGHYAQVFDEIVAVKQAAGDHHLKVILETGELETYDNVRRASVLAMAAGADFIKTSTGKVQPASTLPVTLVMLEAIRDFYAQTGRAVGMKPAGGIRTAKEAIAYLTVLYETLGPDWMTPDRFRFGASTLLNDLLMQVRKERTGRYSGGDYFTLD is encoded by the coding sequence ATGGCCACCACCACCCCGGCTAGGCGACGTGCGGACCGCGACCTGAGCGCGCCTCGCCATCAGGCGCTCGGCAGCCTGCTGGGCCGCGTCTGGGCCGTCGACCAGGTCGGTGTCGATGAGCGCGCCGCGTCCCTCGCCAAGCGCAGCATCAAGCGCGAGTCGAAGCTGTGGGGGCTCGACCTGGCGATTCGGATGGTCGACCTGACCACCCTGGAGGGGAAGGACACCCCCGGCAAGATCCGCGCACTGGCCGGCAAGGCTCGCCGGCCCGATCCGACTGATCCGAGCATCCCCAGCGTCGCTGCCCTGTGCGTCTACCCGAGCATGATCGCCACTGCCAAGGCGGCCCTGGCAGGGTCCAGCGTCAAGGTCGCCTCCGTCGCCACCTATTTTCCGTCCGGTCAGGCCCCGCTGGCGGTCAAGCTGGAGGACGTTCGCCAGGCGGTCGCGGCCGGCGCCGACGAGATCGACATGGTGATCGATCGTGGCGCGTTCCTGGCTGGCCACTACGCCCAGGTCTTCGACGAGATCGTGGCCGTCAAGCAGGCGGCAGGCGACCATCACCTAAAAGTGATCCTCGAGACCGGGGAGCTCGAGACCTATGACAACGTGAGACGCGCATCGGTGCTGGCGATGGCCGCCGGGGCGGATTTCATCAAGACCTCGACCGGCAAGGTGCAGCCGGCCTCGACCCTGCCGGTGACGTTGGTGATGCTCGAGGCGATCCGTGACTTCTACGCTCAGACGGGACGCGCGGTGGGCATGAAGCCCGCCGGTGGCATCCGGACCGCCAAGGAGGCGATCGCCTACCTGACCGTGCTGTACGAGACGCTCGGACCGGACTGGATGACCCCCGACAGATTCCGGTTTGGCGCCTCGACGCTCCTCAACGACCTGCTGATGCAGGTTCGCAAGGAGCGCACCGGCCGATACTCAGGCGGTGACTATTTCACCCTCGACTGA
- a CDS encoding CGNR zinc finger domain-containing protein, translated as MALDGTAPNEPDQAEELFISFGNTLEYERGEPVDAVPDMSSLLTWLRERRLISGRGMAVEAAHLRRDPEETARRIERFHHLREVLHLIAAQVTETGHPTSEQLRDLNHILRHGLHYHQVERDPDGTRYTFAQVGDRLDQARATIASSLAQFLADDAPSRLRVCANAGCRYLFIDRSRTGRRRWCDMRTCGNQAKVARHRARARDQLNETPASVS; from the coding sequence ATGGCACTTGATGGTACTGCCCCCAACGAGCCCGACCAGGCCGAGGAGCTCTTCATTTCCTTCGGCAACACGCTCGAATACGAGCGGGGCGAGCCCGTCGACGCCGTGCCCGACATGAGCTCGCTGCTGACGTGGCTGCGAGAGCGCCGCCTCATCAGCGGCCGGGGGATGGCCGTCGAAGCCGCGCATCTTCGGCGCGACCCCGAGGAGACCGCGCGGCGAATCGAGCGGTTCCACCATCTGCGCGAGGTCCTGCACCTCATCGCCGCGCAGGTGACCGAGACCGGCCACCCGACGAGCGAGCAGCTGCGCGACCTCAACCACATCCTTCGCCACGGGCTCCATTACCACCAGGTCGAGCGCGATCCGGATGGCACTCGCTACACCTTCGCCCAGGTCGGCGACCGGCTCGACCAGGCGCGCGCCACCATCGCCAGCTCACTTGCCCAGTTCCTGGCCGATGACGCGCCGTCGCGCCTGCGGGTCTGCGCCAACGCCGGCTGCCGGTACCTTTTCATCGATCGCTCCCGAACCGGGAGGCGACGGTGGTGTGACATGCGCACGTGCGGTAACCAGGCAAAGGTTGCGCGACATCGTGCTCGCGCTCGGGATCAGCTCAATGAAACACCGGCCAGCGTTTCCTGA
- the sodN gene encoding superoxide dismutase, Ni, which yields MLTIRSLLHPSRIVDAHCDIPCGIYDPEQARIEAESCLRIIEKHDASEDKLFRARCIHVKEERAELVKHHLDVLWHDYFKPEHLEKYPDLHDTFWKATKQASKVKQSLDAAAAKDLLAMIDTIDEMWKATGGAEKTRVSGRPS from the coding sequence ATGCTGACCATCCGTTCCCTCCTGCACCCCTCCCGCATCGTCGATGCCCACTGCGACATCCCGTGCGGCATCTACGACCCCGAACAGGCCCGGATCGAGGCCGAATCCTGTCTGCGCATCATCGAGAAGCACGACGCCAGCGAAGACAAGCTCTTCCGCGCGCGCTGCATCCACGTCAAGGAGGAGCGCGCCGAGCTCGTGAAGCATCACCTCGACGTGCTGTGGCACGACTACTTCAAGCCGGAGCACCTGGAGAAGTACCCGGACCTGCACGACACCTTCTGGAAGGCGACCAAGCAGGCCAGCAAGGTCAAGCAGTCGCTCGACGCGGCCGCGGCCAAGGATCTGCTGGCGATGATCGATACCATCGACGAGATGTGGAAGGCGACTGGAGGGGCCGAGAAGACGCGCGTCAGCGGTCGTCCCTCCTAG
- the sodX gene encoding nickel-type superoxide dismutase maturation protease has translation MARGQRLSVPLFLALGMAAGITLGRRWLDVVEVRGGSMAPSLLAGDRLLVESRSYQGRPPRRGEVVLAADPREPERELIKRVASIDDAASSAELRGDAPEASTDSREFGAIPLSAIRWRAVFRYWPPQRAGRLAPGQ, from the coding sequence ATGGCTCGCGGGCAGAGGCTGAGCGTGCCGCTCTTCCTGGCGCTCGGCATGGCGGCTGGGATCACGCTTGGCCGCCGATGGCTCGACGTCGTCGAAGTGCGCGGCGGTTCGATGGCCCCATCCCTGCTCGCCGGCGATCGCCTGCTGGTGGAGTCCCGTTCCTACCAGGGGCGCCCGCCGCGCCGCGGCGAAGTCGTGCTGGCTGCCGATCCCCGCGAGCCGGAGCGCGAGCTCATCAAGCGCGTCGCCTCGATTGACGATGCCGCGTCGTCAGCAGAGCTGCGTGGTGACGCTCCCGAGGCCAGCACCGACTCTCGCGAGTTCGGGGCGATCCCCCTGTCGGCGATCCGCTGGCGTGCTGTCTTCCGCTACTGGCCCCCGCAGCGGGCGGGCCGGCTGGCGCCCGGTCAGTAG
- a CDS encoding sigma-70 family RNA polymerase sigma factor encodes MRLPPFQRLVDDHAAELHRFLVASVGVVDAEDCLQDTFLSALRAYPRLHHADNLRAWLYTIAQRKATDAVRAHRRHRATDLDGVAEDRLASPPHRSPDDELWMSVRGLPAKQRAALVHRYVFDLAYRDVGERMGISEEAARQNVSAGLRRLRMEVDR; translated from the coding sequence GTGCGACTGCCCCCGTTTCAGCGGCTGGTCGACGACCACGCCGCAGAGCTGCATCGGTTCCTCGTCGCCAGCGTGGGCGTCGTCGACGCGGAGGACTGCCTGCAGGACACGTTCCTGTCGGCGCTGCGTGCCTATCCGAGGCTGCATCACGCCGACAACCTGCGGGCGTGGCTCTACACGATTGCCCAGCGCAAGGCAACCGACGCGGTGCGTGCGCACCGGCGTCATCGGGCAACCGACCTGGATGGTGTCGCGGAGGACCGCCTGGCGAGTCCGCCGCATCGGTCACCCGACGACGAGCTGTGGATGTCGGTGCGGGGGCTCCCGGCCAAGCAGCGTGCCGCGCTGGTGCACCGCTACGTCTTCGACCTGGCGTATCGCGACGTTGGAGAGCGGATGGGGATCAGCGAGGAAGCGGCTCGACAGAACGTCAGCGCCGGCCTGCGCCGGCTGCGCATGGAGGTGGACCGATGA
- a CDS encoding aldehyde dehydrogenase family protein — MRDGAGSAGQRLEVRKTYKLYIGGAFPRTESGRAYEIHGAKGELLANACRGTRKDIRDAVRAARTALPDWSAKTGFNRSQILYRIAELMEGRRDQFVSEVMAAEGVGRQRATRLTDAAIDRWVWYAGWADKFSQVNGSVNPVNGSYFNFSVPEPSGVVGVIAPEGSSLLGLVSRLAPVIVSGNCAVVLASESRPLPAVTLTEVFATSDVPGGVVNLITGLRRELVLHLAGHMDVNALDAYGLDPAQGVAVEELATENVKRLVRPPTNGSNAVDWLSPRAQSPYLIGEFTETKTVWHPIGS; from the coding sequence ATCCGCGATGGGGCAGGGTCCGCCGGCCAGCGACTCGAGGTGCGCAAGACCTACAAGCTGTACATCGGCGGTGCCTTCCCGCGCACCGAATCGGGCCGCGCCTACGAGATCCACGGTGCGAAGGGCGAGCTCCTCGCCAACGCCTGTCGCGGGACGCGCAAGGACATCCGAGACGCGGTTCGCGCCGCACGCACGGCGCTGCCCGACTGGTCGGCCAAAACTGGCTTCAACCGCAGCCAGATCCTGTATCGCATCGCTGAGCTGATGGAGGGTCGCCGCGACCAGTTCGTCAGTGAGGTGATGGCCGCCGAGGGAGTTGGGCGGCAACGCGCTACCCGCCTCACCGATGCCGCGATCGATCGCTGGGTCTGGTACGCCGGCTGGGCCGACAAGTTCAGCCAGGTGAACGGGTCGGTCAACCCGGTCAACGGCAGCTACTTCAACTTCAGCGTACCCGAGCCGAGCGGCGTAGTCGGGGTGATCGCGCCCGAGGGGTCGAGCCTGCTCGGGCTGGTGAGCCGCCTGGCTCCGGTCATCGTCTCCGGCAACTGTGCGGTGGTTCTGGCCTCCGAGTCACGCCCGCTTCCGGCGGTGACGCTCACCGAGGTCTTCGCCACGTCAGACGTGCCAGGTGGCGTGGTCAACCTGATCACCGGGCTGCGTAGGGAGCTGGTGCTGCACCTGGCGGGACACATGGACGTCAACGCTCTTGATGCGTACGGACTCGACCCGGCGCAGGGGGTTGCCGTGGAGGAGCTGGCCACGGAGAACGTGAAGCGCCTCGTGCGGCCGCCAACGAACGGATCGAACGCGGTCGATTGGCTCAGCCCGCGCGCCCAGTCGCCCTACCTGATCGGGGAGTTCACCGAGACGAAGACCGTCTGGCACCCGATCGGCAGCTAG
- a CDS encoding Nramp family divalent metal transporter gives MTRRLALPRPMRRAQRSLRERLPNFRVHRSGVLAFLGVMGPGLVAGLAGNDAGGIATYSVLGAETGLSLLWIFPITTILLVVVLEMAARMGAVSGQGLGDLIRDDFGIRWTLFAMVVLLIANGANIVAEFAGAAAALEIFGISRYATVPIVAAGIWALVVFASYRVVERVFLSVAVVFGAYVVSAFVAGPDWGEVGRALISPSVSLAPNALLLMVAAVGTTVTPYMFFYLQSSVADKGLGPEELTFERADAVLGGIWTNAIALFIVIVTAVTIFPRGITIESADQAALALAPVAGDFAKALFAFGLFGASVLAATVMPLTTSYAVCESFGWESGVSRKFSEAPAFMGLYTALIVIGAVVVLIPGLPLIGVILVSQNLNGILLPIILVFMLRLVNNPRIMGQHTNPRWLNVLAWGLTGLVILLTAVLFGSTLASWLRLG, from the coding sequence GTGACCCGGCGCCTGGCACTCCCCCGCCCCATGCGGCGCGCACAGCGCTCCCTCCGCGAGCGCCTGCCGAACTTCCGCGTCCATCGGTCCGGGGTGCTGGCCTTCCTCGGCGTGATGGGACCCGGATTGGTTGCCGGTCTGGCCGGCAACGACGCGGGTGGGATCGCCACCTACAGCGTCCTCGGGGCGGAGACGGGCCTCTCGCTGCTCTGGATCTTCCCGATCACGACCATCCTGCTGGTGGTCGTTCTCGAGATGGCGGCGCGCATGGGCGCCGTCTCCGGGCAGGGCCTCGGCGACCTGATCCGCGACGATTTCGGGATCCGCTGGACCCTCTTCGCGATGGTTGTGCTGCTGATCGCCAACGGCGCGAACATCGTGGCCGAGTTCGCTGGAGCAGCCGCTGCGCTGGAGATCTTTGGGATCTCCCGCTACGCCACGGTGCCGATCGTGGCGGCGGGAATCTGGGCGCTGGTCGTCTTCGCCAGCTACCGCGTCGTGGAGCGCGTCTTCCTGTCCGTGGCGGTCGTCTTCGGCGCCTACGTGGTGAGCGCCTTCGTGGCGGGTCCCGACTGGGGCGAGGTGGGGCGGGCACTCATCTCGCCATCGGTCTCGCTGGCGCCGAACGCGCTGCTGCTGATGGTCGCAGCGGTCGGCACCACCGTCACGCCGTACATGTTCTTCTACCTGCAGTCATCGGTCGCGGACAAGGGGCTAGGCCCCGAGGAGCTCACCTTCGAGCGGGCGGACGCCGTGCTGGGCGGCATCTGGACCAATGCCATCGCCCTCTTCATCGTGATCGTGACGGCCGTGACCATCTTTCCGCGGGGCATCACCATCGAGAGCGCGGACCAGGCGGCGCTCGCCCTGGCCCCGGTTGCCGGCGATTTCGCCAAGGCACTCTTTGCCTTCGGGCTGTTCGGGGCATCGGTGCTGGCGGCGACGGTCATGCCCCTCACGACAAGCTACGCCGTGTGCGAGTCGTTCGGCTGGGAGTCGGGCGTCTCCCGCAAGTTCAGCGAGGCGCCCGCGTTCATGGGGCTCTACACCGCCCTGATCGTGATCGGCGCGGTGGTCGTTCTCATTCCGGGACTGCCGCTGATCGGCGTCATCCTGGTCAGCCAGAACCTCAACGGGATCCTGCTCCCGATCATCCTGGTCTTCATGCTGCGGCTGGTGAACAACCCGCGGATCATGGGCCAGCACACCAACCCGAGGTGGCTGAACGTGCTGGCCTGGGGCCTGACCGGGCTGGTGATCCTGCTCACCGCCGTCCTGTTCGGCTCGACGCTGGCCAGCTGGCTGAGATTGGGCTAG
- a CDS encoding CBS domain-containing protein encodes MLFLSRLVGRPVRDRNGESLGKLRDLIVALGEQYPPVTGLVVRVTGGRDIFLPWTDVEEIDAEGARLRTTRIDMASFRQRPNEIRLWLDLLDKQIVDVEDRKIVRVNDIQLAPVEARLRLVAVDVGLAGILRRLGLSGPGERLARALHLEPENYIEWEDVDPVESSVSSLKLRVPHEALGTLHPADVAHIVEQLAPRDRAGILAALDDERAADVLEELAADDQVDLLEALPPEKAADILEEMGPDEAADLVADLSEERQEQLLGLMEPEEASDVRELLAYGEETAGGLMTTDFITVTPEMTAEQVIERLRELHPDADHVYYLYVTDAEGMLVGTITLRGLIVAAPETAVREFMRPEPISVGVDLDAEEVGAAIARYNLLALPVVDGEGRMQGIVTVDDALERALGEGWRKRLPEIYEPAEDR; translated from the coding sequence ATGCTCTTCCTCAGCCGGCTGGTCGGCCGTCCGGTTCGCGACCGGAACGGCGAGTCCCTCGGCAAGCTGCGCGATCTGATCGTGGCTCTCGGCGAACAGTACCCGCCGGTCACGGGGCTGGTGGTTCGGGTCACCGGCGGTCGCGACATCTTTCTGCCCTGGACCGATGTCGAGGAGATCGACGCCGAAGGGGCGCGCCTGCGCACCACGCGCATCGACATGGCCAGCTTTCGCCAGCGCCCGAATGAGATTCGCCTCTGGCTCGACCTGCTCGACAAGCAGATCGTCGACGTCGAGGATCGCAAGATCGTTCGCGTCAATGACATCCAGCTCGCACCGGTCGAGGCGCGGCTGCGCCTGGTGGCGGTTGACGTGGGGCTGGCGGGCATCCTCCGTCGGCTCGGGCTCTCCGGCCCTGGCGAGCGGCTGGCGCGGGCGCTGCACCTCGAGCCGGAGAACTACATCGAGTGGGAGGACGTCGACCCGGTGGAATCGAGCGTCTCGAGCCTGAAGCTGCGCGTTCCACACGAGGCGCTCGGCACGCTTCACCCGGCGGACGTGGCCCACATCGTCGAGCAGCTGGCGCCGCGCGATCGGGCCGGGATCCTCGCCGCGCTGGACGACGAACGAGCCGCCGACGTCCTCGAGGAGCTGGCAGCGGACGACCAGGTCGACCTGCTCGAGGCGCTCCCCCCGGAGAAGGCAGCCGACATCCTGGAGGAGATGGGGCCGGACGAGGCCGCCGACCTGGTCGCCGACCTCTCGGAAGAGCGCCAGGAGCAGCTGCTCGGCCTGATGGAGCCGGAGGAGGCATCCGATGTCCGCGAGCTGCTCGCCTACGGCGAGGAGACCGCCGGCGGCCTGATGACCACCGACTTCATCACCGTTACGCCCGAGATGACCGCCGAGCAGGTCATCGAGCGGCTGCGTGAGCTGCATCCGGATGCCGACCACGTCTATTACCTGTACGTGACCGATGCCGAGGGGATGCTGGTCGGCACCATCACGCTGCGTGGCTTGATCGTCGCGGCGCCGGAGACGGCGGTGCGCGAGTTCATGCGGCCCGAACCGATCAGCGTGGGCGTCGACCTCGATGCGGAAGAGGTGGGAGCCGCTATCGCGCGCTATAACCTGCTGGCGCTGCCGGTGGTCGACGGAGAGGGCCGCATGCAGGGGATCGTGACCGTCGACGACGCCCTCGAGCGCGCGCTGGGCGAGGGTTGGCGCAAGCGCCTCCCGGAGATCTACGAGCCGGCCGAGGATCGGTAG
- a CDS encoding methylated-DNA--[protein]-cysteine S-methyltransferase translates to MTDLKQQLRNAPLAELDRKGLTAALAQRADQASLLDVAYAEIDSPIGELIVFVTPRGLLRVKYADEPIEGVLADVAARVSPRILHAPPRTDEARRQLEGYFGLRRRTFNLPLDWSLVHGFAAGVLRQTARIPFGDVRSYGQVAAKAGSPRAARAAGNALGSNPIPIVVPCHRVLHADGGLGGYSGGLDRKRYLLALEGSLPVR, encoded by the coding sequence ATGACCGATCTGAAGCAACAGCTGCGCAACGCCCCGCTCGCGGAGCTCGACAGGAAGGGGCTCACGGCGGCACTCGCCCAGCGTGCAGATCAGGCGTCCCTTCTTGACGTGGCCTACGCGGAGATCGACTCGCCGATCGGCGAGTTGATCGTCTTCGTCACGCCTCGTGGCCTGCTGCGGGTCAAGTACGCCGATGAGCCGATCGAGGGTGTGCTCGCCGACGTGGCGGCCCGCGTGTCGCCGCGCATTCTGCATGCCCCACCTCGTACGGACGAGGCGCGCCGGCAGCTCGAGGGCTACTTCGGCCTTCGCCGCCGGACCTTCAACCTCCCGCTCGACTGGTCGCTGGTGCACGGCTTCGCCGCCGGCGTGTTGCGTCAGACGGCGCGCATCCCCTTTGGCGACGTGCGCAGCTATGGCCAGGTCGCCGCCAAGGCGGGCTCGCCCCGTGCCGCCCGGGCGGCTGGCAACGCCCTCGGCTCGAACCCGATCCCGATCGTGGTGCCCTGCCACCGCGTGCTCCACGCCGACGGCGGCCTGGGCGGCTACTCGGGCGGCCTCGACCGCAAGCGTTACCTGCTGGCACTGGAGGGATCGCTCCCAGTGCGATAA
- a CDS encoding aldehyde dehydrogenase family protein has protein sequence MGTPWEYASAPEATDHIEIRREYGLFIDNAFTPSRPRATFEVINPATEEPLSRVAKASRADVNRAVTAARRAYETVWSRLPGSERAKYLYRIARIMQERSREFAVVETMNSGKPIKESRDVDVPLAAAHFFYYAGWADKLDYAFPGRTPRSLGVAAQIIPWNFPLLMLAWKIAPALAAGNTVILKPASTTPLTAYLFADVVRQAELPPGVVNIITGPGEIGMELVRHPDVNKVAFTGSTAVGKMIGRAVAGSRKKLTLELGGKAANIVFDDAPLDQAIEGIINGIYFNQGEVCCAGSRLFVQESVYEPLLDKLKARLSTLRVGDPLDKNTDVGAINSAGQLAKIAELVQSGIEEGAEIFQPDCVLPDKGFFFRPTLFTGVSQSHRIAQEEIFGPVLSVLTFRTPEEAIEKANNTPYGLSAGVWTEKGSRIFKMVAAMKAGVVWANTFNRFDPTSPFGGYKESGYGREGGIHGLGAYLDLTAGSANGR, from the coding sequence GTGGGAACCCCGTGGGAATACGCCTCCGCCCCGGAGGCGACCGACCACATCGAGATCCGCCGCGAGTACGGCCTCTTCATCGACAACGCCTTCACGCCGAGCCGTCCCAGGGCGACCTTCGAGGTGATCAACCCCGCCACCGAGGAGCCGCTCTCCCGGGTGGCGAAGGCCTCCAGGGCCGATGTCAACCGCGCCGTCACGGCCGCCCGTCGCGCCTATGAGACGGTCTGGTCGCGGCTCCCCGGCAGCGAGCGGGCGAAGTACCTCTACCGCATCGCGCGGATCATGCAGGAGCGGTCGCGCGAGTTCGCCGTGGTCGAGACCATGAACTCCGGCAAGCCGATCAAGGAGAGTCGCGACGTCGACGTCCCGTTGGCGGCGGCCCACTTCTTCTACTACGCCGGCTGGGCCGACAAGCTGGATTACGCATTCCCGGGGCGCACGCCCCGCTCGTTGGGCGTTGCCGCGCAGATCATCCCCTGGAACTTCCCGCTGCTGATGCTGGCCTGGAAGATCGCCCCGGCCCTCGCCGCCGGCAACACCGTGATCCTCAAGCCGGCCTCAACCACGCCGCTGACGGCCTACCTGTTCGCCGATGTGGTGCGCCAGGCAGAGCTGCCGCCGGGGGTCGTGAACATCATCACCGGGCCGGGCGAGATCGGGATGGAGCTGGTCCGCCATCCCGACGTCAACAAGGTCGCCTTCACGGGCTCGACCGCGGTCGGCAAGATGATCGGCCGCGCGGTCGCGGGCAGCCGCAAGAAGCTGACCCTGGAGCTCGGCGGCAAGGCCGCCAACATCGTGTTCGACGATGCGCCGCTCGACCAGGCAATCGAGGGGATCATCAACGGCATCTACTTCAACCAGGGCGAGGTGTGCTGCGCCGGCTCGCGCCTGTTCGTGCAGGAGTCCGTCTACGAGCCGCTCCTCGACAAGCTCAAGGCCCGCCTCTCGACCCTGCGAGTGGGAGACCCGCTCGACAAGAACACCGATGTCGGGGCCATCAATTCGGCCGGCCAGCTGGCCAAGATCGCCGAGCTGGTGCAGTCCGGGATCGAGGAGGGGGCCGAGATCTTCCAGCCCGATTGCGTCCTGCCCGATAAGGGCTTCTTCTTCCGGCCAACCCTCTTCACGGGGGTGAGCCAGAGCCATCGGATCGCGCAGGAGGAGATCTTCGGGCCGGTCCTCTCGGTCCTCACCTTCCGGACGCCGGAGGAGGCGATCGAGAAGGCCAACAACACGCCGTACGGGCTATCGGCCGGGGTCTGGACCGAGAAGGGAAGCCGCATCTTCAAGATGGTGGCGGCCATGAAGGCGGGTGTCGTCTGGGCCAACACATTCAACCGATTCGACCCGACCTCGCCCTTCGGCGGCTACAAGGAGTCTGGCTACGGTCGTGAGGGCGGCATCCACGGCCTGGGGGCCTATCTCGACCTGACAGCCGGAAGCGCGAACGGCCGATGA